One Syntrophales bacterium DNA segment encodes these proteins:
- a CDS encoding PAS domain S-box protein — MHRCLIVDDQEENLYLLEFVLEGAGYQVERAVNGAEALEKARRRPPDVIISDILMPVMDGYALCREWKADEKLNHIPFIVYTATYTDPKDQDFALDLGADRFVVKPQEPDVLVRLVREVLDESYSARQVAVMPLGEEMEIFRQHNEILFRKLEKKMSDLEAVNHQLRILEEKYRLSFEHVTDVIITIDADLVISSITPCLERILGYKPEEFVSRPVFDLKTILTPDSFERVASDVERILHGDTIEAARYRFIARDGCIKHGEISGSPIWSNGKIIGMVSIARDITERQKMEEKLQAAYAKRQELEFIIDHSPAVAWLWKAEPGWPVEYVSGSITSYGYVPDDFTGGLISYASIVHPEDIQRIGTEVEQYTREGRGEFTQEYRIFSKSGEIRWIDDRTWIRRGPDGSITHYQGIAIDITDRKQAEEALQRSEVRFRQLFERMCSCAVIYEAVDDGQDFVIRDFNQAAERLEKIKKEEVLGRKVTEVFPGVRDFGLFDVFRRVWETGRAEDHDITFYKDQRIEGWRENHVFRLPSGEIVALYEDVTNRKQVEEALRKSEAKYRNILEDIDDAYFELNLRGDLVFFNEALVSKTGYTHEELIGMNYRKYISPETSKLVLDIFSKIYNTGQPVRLFDYDVVMKDGQVKNYESWAGLLSDEQGNPIGFRGMARDITTRKQAEKNLQETLENLRKALGTTIHVLVSAVETRDPYTAGHQVRVSELAANIAEEMGLSRDRIEGLRMAAVIHDIGKLYVPAEILSKPKKLREIEFALVREHAQKGYEILKDVESPWQLAEIVYQHHERMDGSGYPRKLEGEEIILEARILAVSDVVESMASHRPYRPTLGIEAAVEEIERNRGILYDRDVVDACLRLIREKGYSVLQ; from the coding sequence ATGCACCGATGCCTGATCGTCGATGATCAAGAGGAAAATCTCTATCTTCTTGAATTTGTTCTTGAAGGGGCAGGCTATCAAGTCGAGCGAGCCGTGAACGGAGCGGAAGCCCTCGAGAAGGCGAGACGCCGTCCGCCCGACGTGATCATATCGGACATCCTCATGCCGGTCATGGACGGCTATGCCCTGTGCCGGGAATGGAAAGCGGACGAGAAACTGAACCATATCCCGTTTATCGTGTATACCGCCACCTACACGGACCCGAAAGACCAGGACTTTGCCCTCGACCTCGGTGCCGACCGGTTCGTCGTCAAGCCCCAGGAACCGGATGTTCTGGTCCGCCTGGTTCGGGAGGTCCTCGATGAATCCTACTCCGCGAGGCAGGTTGCGGTCATGCCCCTCGGCGAGGAGATGGAGATCTTCCGGCAGCACAACGAGATCCTCTTCCGGAAACTGGAAAAGAAGATGTCGGACCTGGAGGCGGTCAATCATCAGTTAAGGATCTTGGAAGAAAAATACCGTTTGAGCTTTGAGCATGTGACGGATGTAATCATCACAATCGACGCCGACCTGGTCATTTCAAGCATAACTCCGTGCCTGGAGAGAATCCTGGGTTATAAACCGGAAGAGTTTGTCAGCCGTCCGGTTTTCGACTTGAAAACCATTCTGACGCCGGATTCATTTGAACGCGTCGCATCCGACGTAGAGAGGATTCTGCATGGCGACACCATTGAAGCGGCCCGTTATCGATTTATTGCCAGGGACGGCTGCATCAAGCATGGCGAGATCAGTGGGTCCCCCATCTGGAGCAATGGGAAAATCATCGGGATGGTCTCCATTGCCAGGGACATCACCGAACGCCAAAAGATGGAGGAGAAACTGCAGGCGGCCTATGCGAAAAGGCAGGAGCTGGAATTCATCATCGACCACAGCCCTGCAGTCGCCTGGCTTTGGAAGGCCGAACCGGGATGGCCGGTGGAATATGTATCCGGAAGCATCACTTCCTACGGCTATGTTCCTGACGATTTCACGGGGGGCCTGATTTCCTATGCCTCCATCGTTCACCCGGAAGATATTCAGAGGATAGGCACAGAAGTGGAGCAGTATACCCGGGAAGGCCGGGGCGAGTTCACCCAGGAATACCGAATCTTCTCAAAATCCGGCGAGATACGATGGATCGATGACAGAACATGGATACGGCGCGGTCCAGACGGTTCGATCACCCATTACCAGGGAATCGCCATCGACATTACCGACCGCAAACAGGCGGAAGAGGCCCTGCAGAGGAGTGAGGTCCGCTTCCGCCAGCTCTTCGAGAGGATGTGCAGCTGTGCGGTCATCTATGAAGCCGTAGACGACGGGCAAGACTTCGTCATCCGGGACTTCAACCAGGCGGCGGAACGGTTGGAGAAGATCAAAAAAGAAGAGGTATTGGGCCGTAAGGTGACAGAGGTTTTCCCGGGGGTCCGGGATTTCGGACTGTTCGATGTATTCCGGCGGGTCTGGGAAACGGGCAGAGCCGAGGATCACGATATTACCTTTTACAAAGACCAGCGTATTGAGGGCTGGCGGGAGAACCATGTCTTCCGGCTGCCTTCCGGGGAGATCGTGGCGCTCTATGAAGACGTAACGAACCGAAAGCAGGTGGAAGAGGCCCTGAGGAAGAGCGAGGCGAAGTACCGCAACATCCTCGAAGACATAGACGATGCCTATTTTGAGTTAAACCTGAGAGGAGATCTTGTTTTCTTCAACGAAGCACTGGTCAGTAAGACGGGGTATACCCACGAAGAACTCATAGGCATGAACTATCGGAAGTATATCAGTCCCGAGACCAGCAAACTGGTGCTGGACATATTTTCGAAAATCTACAATACGGGCCAGCCCGTCCGGCTTTTTGATTATGACGTGGTCATGAAAGACGGACAGGTGAAGAATTATGAGTCATGGGCCGGTCTGCTGTCGGACGAACAAGGAAATCCCATCGGCTTTCGCGGCATGGCCCGTGACATCACCACGCGCAAGCAGGCGGAAAAGAACCTCCAGGAAACCCTCGAGAATCTGCGGAAGGCATTGGGAACGACGATTCACGTCCTGGTTTCGGCGGTGGAAACCCGGGATCCCTATACGGCGGGCCACCAGGTCCGGGTTTCGGAACTTGCGGCCAATATCGCCGAGGAAATGGGATTGTCCCGCGACCGGATTGAGGGTCTCCGCATGGCCGCCGTCATTCACGACATCGGGAAGCTCTATGTGCCCGCCGAGATCTTGAGCAAACCCAAGAAACTGAGAGAGATCGAATTCGCCCTGGTCAGGGAACACGCACAGAAAGGCTATGAGATTCTGAAGGATGTGGAATCGCCCTGGCAACTTGCCGAGATCGTCTACCAGCACCATGAGCGGATGGACGGATCGGGTTATCCGAGAAAACTGGAAGGGGAGGAGATTATCCTGGAAGCCCGCATCCTGGCTGTTTCCGATGTCGTGGAGTCCATGGCTTCTCACCGTCCCTACCGGCCCACCCTGGGAATCGAGGCGGCTGTCGAAGAGATTGAAAGGAACCGGGGAATTCTTTACGACCGGGACGTCGTTGATGCCTGCCTGAGGCTGATCCGCGAAAAAGGGTACTCCGTGCTGCAGTGA
- a CDS encoding PAS domain S-box protein has protein sequence MSKILIVDDTSENVYLLDIILREEGFDTVSAANGKEALEQARSSFPDLIISDIFMPVMDGFTFLRECKLDENLKNIPFVFYTATYTDPKDRQFALDQGVDLILVKPVDPFEVVKSIRMLLERRGGMDLPSLKAEPPPDDEFLKGYSETVVRKLEEKVQELDEANRALFTSERKFHRIFEDSILGIFQSTPEGRYTMVNPALARMFGYDSPQEMIDAVADIGRELYLDPRDRERARSLLAEKGLLLGFIAPFRHRSGRTIWLSLNSHAVRREDGTVEYFEGTAEDITEKMEWEGLYKSLTDRSFTGIYLLQDGQFQFLNRSAAAFAGYTPEELVGKDSLYCIHPDDREKARTLTRRMIREGMAVPFEVRIICKDGTVRWIMLTLNLTEYRGRPAILGNSLDITEWKETREKLDYSKTMEASILNSIPLAVIGLENRRIVFANDDTTRVFGWQPEELYGRSARILYRSEEEFQRIGNEVYQALGIQENITVEMEALCRHMDGKDIFCRMKAARIGERLQDNRIVATYEDITELVETKERLGQTFEQLQNTLSGTIRTISSLLEAKDPYTAGHQERVNRLVTAIAREMHLPEEHVQFLGTAALLHDVGKIHIPSDILSKPGKLSDVEYRLIQIHPEEGYEIIRHIDFAYPIAEVIFQHHERLDGSGYPRGLSGDRILQGARIIAVADVVEAMSSHRPYRPSLGVDVALDEITMHRGTRYDAGVVDACRRLLLEKGFRFENDHAANQPAEPPSSTLGRPASGPQREGKG, from the coding sequence ATGTCGAAGATTCTGATCGTTGACGACACCTCCGAGAACGTCTATCTGCTCGACATCATCCTCCGGGAGGAGGGCTTCGACACGGTCAGCGCCGCCAACGGAAAAGAGGCGCTGGAGCAGGCAAGGTCTTCCTTTCCGGATCTCATCATCTCGGACATCTTCATGCCCGTCATGGACGGGTTCACGTTTCTCAGAGAGTGCAAGCTCGATGAAAACCTGAAGAACATCCCTTTCGTATTCTACACGGCGACCTACACGGACCCGAAAGACCGGCAGTTCGCCCTGGATCAGGGAGTCGATCTGATCCTTGTCAAACCAGTCGACCCGTTCGAGGTCGTGAAATCGATCCGCATGCTTCTGGAGAGACGAGGCGGAATGGACCTGCCTTCCTTGAAAGCGGAGCCTCCTCCTGATGATGAATTCCTGAAAGGGTACAGTGAAACCGTCGTCCGCAAACTCGAGGAGAAAGTGCAGGAACTGGACGAGGCGAACCGTGCCCTTTTCACAAGCGAGCGTAAATTTCACCGCATCTTCGAGGATTCCATTCTCGGGATCTTCCAGTCCACGCCGGAGGGCCGCTACACGATGGTCAATCCCGCCCTGGCACGCATGTTCGGCTATGACTCGCCGCAGGAGATGATCGACGCGGTCGCCGACATCGGCCGGGAGCTCTACCTGGATCCCCGTGACCGGGAAAGGGCACGCTCGCTGCTCGCGGAGAAGGGTTTGCTCCTGGGATTCATCGCCCCGTTTCGACACCGGAGCGGGAGAACGATCTGGCTGTCCCTGAACAGCCATGCCGTCCGGAGAGAGGACGGAACCGTCGAGTACTTCGAAGGAACGGCGGAAGACATCACGGAGAAGATGGAGTGGGAGGGACTCTACAAAAGCCTGACGGACCGGTCCTTCACCGGGATCTACCTGCTCCAGGACGGGCAATTCCAGTTCCTCAACCGGAGTGCCGCCGCCTTCGCCGGATACACGCCGGAGGAACTCGTCGGAAAGGATTCCCTGTACTGCATTCACCCCGATGACCGGGAGAAGGCCCGCACCCTGACCCGGCGCATGATCCGGGAAGGGATGGCCGTTCCCTTCGAAGTCCGGATCATCTGCAAGGACGGCACCGTGCGCTGGATCATGCTGACCCTCAACCTCACGGAATACAGAGGCCGGCCGGCGATCCTTGGCAATTCGCTGGACATCACGGAGTGGAAAGAGACACGGGAAAAACTGGACTATTCCAAGACCATGGAAGCCTCGATCCTCAACTCCATTCCCCTGGCGGTCATCGGGCTGGAAAACCGGCGGATCGTGTTTGCCAATGACGACACGACCCGCGTCTTCGGCTGGCAGCCTGAAGAGCTTTACGGCCGATCCGCGCGCATCCTGTACCGCAGCGAAGAGGAGTTCCAGCGCATCGGAAACGAGGTCTATCAGGCCCTGGGCATTCAGGAAAACATTACGGTCGAGATGGAAGCCCTGTGCCGTCACATGGACGGGAAGGACATTTTCTGCCGGATGAAAGCGGCACGCATTGGAGAACGCCTCCAAGACAACCGGATTGTCGCGACGTACGAAGACATCACGGAACTGGTCGAGACCAAGGAAAGACTCGGGCAGACCTTCGAACAGCTTCAGAACACCCTGTCCGGGACGATCCGGACCATCTCCTCGCTGCTCGAGGCCAAGGATCCGTATACGGCAGGGCACCAGGAGAGGGTAAACCGGCTGGTGACAGCGATTGCCCGGGAGATGCACCTTCCGGAAGAGCATGTCCAGTTCCTCGGGACAGCGGCCCTGCTGCACGATGTTGGCAAGATCCACATCCCCTCGGACATCCTTTCCAAGCCCGGTAAATTGAGCGATGTCGAATACAGGCTGATCCAGATCCATCCCGAGGAAGGCTATGAAATCATCCGCCACATCGATTTTGCCTATCCCATCGCGGAAGTGATCTTCCAGCATCACGAGCGACTCGATGGATCGGGATATCCCCGGGGGTTGTCCGGTGATCGCATTCTGCAGGGGGCGCGCATCATTGCCGTGGCCGATGTCGTGGAGGCCATGAGCTCCCACCGGCCCTATCGTCCTTCCCTTGGCGTGGATGTGGCCTTGGATGAAATCACGATGCACCGGGGAACCCGCTATGACGCCGGCGTCGTGGATGCATGCCGGCGGCTTCTCCTGGAGAAGGGATTCCGGTTTGAAAACGACCATGCCGCCAACCAGCCGGCGGAGCCTCCGTCCTCAACATTGGGACGGCCGGCTTCGGGCCCGCAACGGGAAGGAAAGGGATGA
- a CDS encoding molecular chaperone TorD family protein produces the protein MTTENKQILELEARAAIFSLLAQAFNYPDREIITSLRKGEFPAALLSAVGCLPNAASVSEDIAAITNEYTGSGKGDDELLLELEKDYTHMFFSSKPRLVYLFESVYNEGKLLQESTFQIARLYYDAGLRPAEHFKMPPDHIAVEFEFLSYLYFNEIKAIETNNRENAEFARKLQGDVINHHLATFGRTFAEKVAIHGRTVFYRMMGKITSFVLAGIQS, from the coding sequence ATGACGACAGAGAATAAACAAATCCTTGAACTGGAAGCACGGGCGGCCATTTTCTCCCTGCTGGCCCAGGCCTTCAACTATCCCGATCGGGAAATAATCACAAGCCTCCGCAAGGGGGAGTTTCCCGCAGCCCTCCTTTCGGCCGTCGGATGTCTCCCGAACGCGGCATCGGTCTCCGAAGATATTGCGGCTATTACAAATGAATATACAGGCTCGGGGAAGGGAGACGATGAACTCCTGCTGGAGCTGGAGAAGGACTACACCCATATGTTCTTTTCCTCCAAGCCCCGGCTGGTCTATCTTTTCGAGTCGGTTTACAATGAAGGGAAGCTTCTCCAGGAATCCACATTCCAGATCGCAAGGCTTTACTATGATGCCGGCCTCCGGCCCGCCGAGCATTTCAAGATGCCGCCTGACCATATCGCGGTGGAATTCGAGTTCCTGTCCTATCTGTATTTCAACGAGATCAAGGCCATCGAGACGAACAACAGGGAAAATGCCGAGTTCGCCCGGAAACTGCAGGGCGATGTCATAAACCATCATCTTGCTACTTTCGGCCGTACGTTCGCAGAAAAGGTCGCGATACATGGACGGACCGTTTTTTACAGAATGATGGGCAAAATTACGTCCTTTGTCCTTGCGGGAATCCAGTCGTGA
- a CDS encoding 4Fe-4S dicluster domain-containing protein: protein MKEYAILLDSTFCTGCNSCAYRCIQEFRYHDQASKGLFRTFVTINDGGLYQKRCMHCLDPQCVKNCPVKALTKSDYGPVLYDAKTCIGCQTCVRVCPFHIPQFDADLKKIVKCSFCAQRLGGGKQPACVEVCPTGALQFGEYKAMKALALKLAREKKLKLYGSEENGGTHLFVLTKEDPVAAGYPKVAKRMLKGGKASLDGDLGVPAMAALAVTGLKKFSERRARVEAEENNKKS, encoded by the coding sequence ATGAAAGAATACGCGATCCTGCTCGACAGTACGTTCTGCACCGGCTGCAACAGCTGCGCATACCGGTGCATCCAGGAGTTCCGGTATCACGACCAGGCGTCGAAGGGTCTTTTCCGAACCTTCGTCACCATCAACGACGGCGGCCTGTACCAGAAACGCTGCATGCATTGCCTCGATCCGCAGTGCGTGAAGAACTGCCCCGTCAAGGCACTGACCAAGTCGGATTACGGACCGGTGTTGTATGATGCCAAAACCTGCATCGGCTGCCAGACCTGCGTCCGGGTCTGTCCGTTCCATATTCCGCAGTTCGATGCAGACTTGAAGAAAATCGTCAAATGCAGCTTCTGTGCCCAGCGTCTTGGGGGCGGGAAGCAGCCGGCCTGTGTGGAGGTATGTCCCACCGGAGCGCTGCAATTCGGCGAATACAAGGCCATGAAGGCCCTGGCCCTGAAGCTGGCCAGGGAGAAGAAGCTGAAGCTTTACGGATCCGAGGAGAACGGCGGGACGCACCTGTTCGTTCTCACCAAGGAAGACCCCGTTGCGGCCGGTTATCCAAAAGTAGCCAAGAGGATGCTGAAGGGTGGAAAGGCTTCCCTGGACGGAGATCTTGGCGTACCCGCCATGGCGGCCCTGGCGGTTACCGGCCTGAAGAAGTTCAGCGAACGCCGGGCACGAGTCGAGGCTGAAGAGAACAACAAGAAATCCTGA